The proteins below are encoded in one region of Delphinus delphis chromosome 4, mDelDel1.2, whole genome shotgun sequence:
- the SGO1 gene encoding shugoshin 1, with protein sequence MAKERCLKKSFQDSLEDIKKRMKEKRNKNLAEIGKRKSLIAAPCQIITNTSTLLKNYQDNNRMLVLALENEKSKVREAQDIILQLRKECYYLMCQLYTLKEKLTSKQTEEPAQDREVCPSGMDSSSDSNSRNLLVEDLPQVPLQDADSPGQEELFQIEEPVPNISQDRLGFDLDSGEDKSTDNVLPRTVSLRRSLKKHVNNPCQFNALDDFGISHLSEQFLELERIRFVDPPVNMHIPENVEQNFCQWNKDQIYLSPRLIHPGPSTKTKEDILEYKLDQTKSKHRAAQGRKREEKRKANKRKKPKSVSKYKGSKKKTVSQKKLDKSVTSRDAYNFNLQEGVHLTPFRQKMSNDSKREENNNESEVSICETSGSGDDSDDLYLPTCKYSQDLTSESDRSPVTRPRSKRALKHRGEKETEGSEPTKPPPSALPETHQSPHFHLKDITNVPLYPVVKTRKLSLSPKKNVESPPVSLHKRRCTASVNYKEPTLASKLRRGDPFTDLCFLNSPIFKQKKDSRRSSKKKKA encoded by the exons ATGGCCAAGGAAAGATGCCTCAAAAAGTCCTTTCAAGATAGTCTTGAAGACATAAAAAAAcgaatgaaagagaaaaggaataaaaacttgGCAGAGATTGGCAAACGAAAGTCTTTGATAGCTGCACCATGCCAAATAATCA cCAACACTTCCACACTGCTAAAAAACTACCAAGACAACAACAGAATGTTAGTCTTAgctttggaaaatgaaaagtCCAAAGTGAGAGAAGCCCAGGATATCAtcttacagctgaggaaagaatgttACTACCTCATGTGTCAGCTGTACACACTGAAAGAAAAACTTACTTCAAAACAGACAGAAGAACCTGCTCAG GACCGGGAAGTATGTCCCTCTGGAATGGACTCCAGTAGCGACAGCAACTCCAGGAATTTACTCGTGGAGGATTTACC GCAAGTTCCTCTTCAGGACGCTGACTCTCCAGGACAAGAAGAATTGTTCCAAATAGAAG agCCAGTACCTAATATTTCTCAAGACAGACTGGGATTCGATTTGGATTCAGGTGAAGATAAGTCAACAGATAATGTCTTACCTAGAACTGTATCTCTCCGTCGCAGTTTAAAGAAACATGTCAACAATCCATGTCAGTTCAATGCGTTGGATGATTTTGGAATCAGTCATTTGTCAGAGCAGTTTTTGGAACTGGAAAGAATTAGATTTGTAGACCCACCAGTAAACATGCACATACCTGAAAATGTAGAACAAAATTTTTGTCAATGGAACAAGGATCAAATTTACTTATCACCAAGGCTAATTCACCCAGGACCATCTACTAAGACAAAAGAAGACATTTTAGAGTATAAATTAGACCAAACTAAAAGTAAGCACAGAGCTgcccaaggaagaaaaagagaagagaaaagaaaagctaacaaaaggaaaaaaccaaaatcTGTCTCAAAATATAAAGGGagcaaaaaaaaaactgtttcccAAAAAAAGTTGGATAAATCTGTTACCTCTAGGGATGCTTACAATTTTAATTTGCAAGAGGGTGTTCATCTCACTCCTTTTCGACAAAAAATGAGCAATGAttctaaaagagaagaaaacaacaatGAATCTGAAGTGAGCATCTGTGAAACAAGTGGTTCAGGAGATGATTCTGATGACCTCTATCTGCCCACGTGCAAGTACAGTCAAGATCTCACCAGTGAATCGGATAGGAGTCCAGTCACCAGGCCTCGATCTAAAAGAGCACTGAAACATAGGGGTGAAAAGGAGACAGAGGGTTCTGAGCCAACAAAACCTCCTCCTA GTGCACTACCTGAAACTCACCAGTCACCTCATTTTCACCTGAAGGATATCACAAATGTCCCCTTGTATCCTGTAGTGAAAACCAGaaaactttctctttctccaaaaaagaatGTAGAAAGCCCACCAGTGTCTTTGCATAAACGTAGGTGCACAGCCAGTGTGAACTATAAGGAACCCACGCTCGCTTC GAAACTGAGAAGAGGGGACCCTTTTACAGATTTGTGTTTCTTGAATTCACCtatttttaagcagaaaaagGATTCCAGACgcagttctaaaaaaaaaaaagcatga